In a genomic window of Zingiber officinale cultivar Zhangliang chromosome 9B, Zo_v1.1, whole genome shotgun sequence:
- the LOC122024425 gene encoding cytochrome P450 81Q32-like yields the protein MADAAAALSNLLLLLLLLLLLLLLLFFFFFLLVSLSRRWFTSSPNKLPPSPPALPLIGHLHLLAHSPLHRALEAVSSSVGPVSFLRLGSRRVLLVSSAAAAEECFTRNDLAFASRPVVLAAKIIGYGSTTLGWAPHGPLWRDLRRIAAVHIFSQAALRASAASRASAVRSLVKALFRDCGRVEMKSRLFNLAYDVMMGLVTTPADEEDRAEERRRRLRMMIEEAFAESGVVSSADFLPWLRWLGWRATERKFLEIQRKRDRLFGELVERHRRQLGGDANDAAATGKGNEGKTAVIDVMLSLQQRDPQFYTDDIVKGVVAALLSAGTDTSALTIEWAMCLLLNHPNVLRTARAELDAEISPGRMPEEDDLPNLPYLDCVVRETLRLYPVAPLLLPHESTQDATVAGYAVPRGTMLLVNAWAIHRDPLVWEDPEEFRPERFRDGEEGCGLRMLPFGYGRRRCPGEGLAVRVVGLALAALLHCFEWEKVAGEEVDMAEGLGLTMPKAKPLECVCAPRPNMARLLSHL from the exons ATGGCTGACGCCGCCGCCGCCTTATCcaatctcctcctcctcctcctcctcctcctcctcctcctcctcctcctattcttcttcttcttcttactcgTATCACTTTCGCGACGGTGGTTCACATCGTCCCCCAATAAACTCCCACCGAGCCCGCCGGCGCTCCCCCTCATCGGCCACCTTCACCTCCTCGCTCACTCCCCCCTCCACCGAGCCCTCGAAGCCGTATCCTCGTCCGTCGGCCCCGTATCCTTCCTCCGACTCGGATCCCGCCGCGTCCTCCTTGTCTCCTCAGCTGCCGCAGCCGAGGAGTGTTTCACGCGCAACGACCTCGCCTTTGCTAGCCGCCCCGTCGTCCTCGCCGCCAAAATCATCGGCTACGGCAGCACAACCCTCGGCTGGGCGCCCCATGGTCCGCTCTGGCGCGACCTCCGCCGCATCGCTGCCGTCCACATCTTCTCCCAGGCCGCCCTCCGGGCGTCCGCCGCCTCCCGCGCCTCCGCTGTCCGATCACTCGTGAAGGCCCTTTTCCGAGACTGTGGGCGCGTGGAGATGAAGTCGAGACTCTTCAATCTTGCGTACGACGTCATGATGGGGCTCGTGACGACGCCGGCCGACGAGGAGGATCGCGCGGAGGAGCGGCGCCGGCGATTGAGGATGATGATTGAGGAGGCGTTCGCAGAGAGTGGGGTGGTGAGCTCGGCGGACTTCCTTCCGTGGCTTCGGTGGTTAGGTTGGCGAGCGACGGAAAGGAAGTTCCTGGAAATCCAGCGAAAGAGGGATCGATTATTTGGGGAACTTGTGGAACGTCACCGCCGCCAGTTGGGTGGCGATGCCAACGACGCGGCGGCGACCGGTAAGGGGAACGAGGGTAAGACGGCCGTGATCGATGTTATGCTATCTCTGCAACAAAGAGATCCCCAATTCTACACCGACGACATCGTTAAAGGCGTCGTTGCG GCTCTGCTGTCGGCGGGAACGGACACATCGGCCCTCACCATCGAATGGGCGATGTGCCTTCTGCTGAACCACCCCAACGTGCTTCGAACTGCCAGGGCGGAGCTGGACGCGGAGATCAGCCCCGGGCGCATGCCGGAGGAAGACGACCTCCCCAATCTGCCCTACCTCGACTGCGTCGTCCGCGAGACCCTCCGTCTCTACCCCGTCGCCCCCCTGCTCCTGCCCCACGAGTCGACCCAAGACGCCACCGTCGCCGGCTACGCCGTCCCTCGCGGCACCATGCTGCTGGTGAACGCGTGGGCCATTCACAGGGACCCCTTGGTGTGGGAGGATCCCGAGGAGTTCAGGCCGGAACGGTTTCGAGACGGGGAGGAGGGCTGCGGGCTGAGGATGCTTCCGTTTGGGTATGGGCGACGCAGGTGCCCCGGGGAAGGCCTCGCCGTGCGGGTCGTCGGCCTGGCGCTCGCCGCTTTGCTTCACTGCTTTGAGTGGGAGAAGGTGGCGGGGGAGGAGGTGGACATGGCCGAAGGGCTGGGGCTGACCATGCCCAAGGCCAAGCCGTTGGAGTGCGTCTGCGCCCCGCGACCAAATATGGCACGGCTCCTTTCCCACCTCTGA